A single Parabacteroides timonensis DNA region contains:
- a CDS encoding Kelch repeat-containing protein, with translation MKQLYLLLFTLFAISLSGCLEEPDMDPTLQNAFAPELEKFTPANVDITATTIVARATVKKENGDPVIERGFIYWLKNTDKVETKKETNVENGKGEFKQEIEGLKNDTVYYISPFARNKKGITYGDTLDINTKKGIGNVITSEVTGITATSAIVGGTIRDKGEGEIKMIGFNLYKNSELDSVIKIDIDEMLTDSTFIHTLTKLEPETDYVIEAVVKNDFGQFNTNKQSFKTPDGHPELGLLSPIEFDYTTVTVRAKLIEKGDGELDSIGFCWSEVKDINRPNIEQDSTIKCTVDAEGFFVGVIPNLKAQTQYFVHAYAANDFGVVYTSESIVVSAKSDAPTIFMDEALNYKMEAGTVTVTGVLQNDGRSEVSEIIICCSSSETPKPGKNEREICLNRKNLDADNKFEVSFDKLKGNKTYKVVAYATNDFAKETPSNIVSFTTPNIFSSLKMFEEKGRTQFAAFSLGNMAFVLGGDMGAERTDELQGYDADSGEWIKLIYPKKASNISVCTNGNTVYTFGGKQSGIGLAHIQECYSYSYEENSWKDLPKLTLDNLRYDAVSFVSNDEIYLIGGVNLNSVVTDTIYSYNINTNTDWKPHGKFPAHIKNGIALTNGENVYVGLGDKGANESDFGLWTSSGDFQTWVKLDAELPGVMGNVSSGVIYNNSIYVIDDFDIIWQYDIAKDEWYKRSTCSLGSKNNKLYVLNDTIYILGMNYFVKKLMTYDPSWDN, from the coding sequence ATGAAACAATTATACTTACTATTATTCACATTGTTTGCTATAAGTTTATCCGGATGTCTGGAAGAACCGGACATGGATCCAACTCTCCAAAATGCTTTTGCTCCGGAGTTAGAGAAATTTACACCTGCTAACGTTGATATCACAGCTACAACGATTGTTGCAAGAGCTACAGTAAAAAAAGAAAATGGTGATCCGGTCATAGAGCGTGGTTTTATCTATTGGTTGAAAAATACTGACAAAGTTGAGACTAAAAAAGAGACTAATGTAGAAAATGGAAAAGGAGAATTTAAACAGGAAATAGAAGGATTGAAGAATGATACTGTTTATTACATTAGTCCATTTGCAAGGAATAAGAAAGGTATAACTTATGGAGATACCTTAGATATTAATACGAAAAAAGGAATTGGTAACGTCATTACTTCAGAAGTTACAGGGATAACAGCAACTTCTGCCATAGTAGGAGGTACAATCAGGGATAAAGGAGAAGGTGAAATCAAAATGATAGGTTTCAATTTATATAAGAACTCAGAATTAGATTCAGTTATCAAGATTGATATAGATGAAATGTTAACAGATTCTACATTTATCCATACACTAACTAAATTGGAACCTGAAACCGATTATGTCATTGAAGCTGTTGTTAAGAATGACTTCGGACAATTCAATACAAATAAGCAAAGCTTTAAGACACCGGATGGGCATCCAGAGCTCGGATTACTCTCTCCAATAGAATTTGATTATACAACCGTAACTGTCAGAGCCAAACTAATAGAAAAAGGGGATGGAGAGTTAGATTCAATAGGTTTCTGCTGGAGTGAAGTCAAAGATATAAACAGACCTAATATTGAACAAGACTCAACTATAAAATGTACAGTAGATGCAGAAGGCTTTTTTGTAGGTGTAATACCTAATCTAAAGGCGCAAACACAGTATTTTGTACATGCTTATGCCGCAAATGATTTTGGTGTGGTTTATACTTCTGAGAGTATAGTTGTTTCGGCTAAAAGTGATGCACCTACTATTTTTATGGATGAAGCTTTGAATTATAAGATGGAAGCAGGTACAGTAACAGTAACCGGCGTTTTGCAGAACGATGGCAGAAGTGAGGTTTCTGAGATTATCATTTGCTGCTCATCATCCGAAACACCTAAGCCTGGAAAAAATGAAAGGGAAATATGTTTAAATAGAAAAAATCTGGACGCTGATAATAAGTTTGAAGTATCTTTCGATAAACTGAAAGGTAATAAAACATATAAAGTTGTAGCTTATGCTACAAATGATTTCGCTAAAGAAACACCTAGTAACATTGTTTCGTTTACTACTCCGAATATTTTTTCAAGTTTAAAAATGTTTGAAGAAAAAGGACGTACACAGTTTGCTGCCTTCTCTTTAGGCAATATGGCTTTTGTTTTGGGTGGTGATATGGGAGCTGAACGAACAGATGAATTGCAAGGATATGATGCAGATTCAGGAGAGTGGATAAAACTTATCTATCCTAAGAAAGCTTCAAATATATCAGTTTGTACTAATGGAAATACAGTTTATACATTTGGTGGAAAGCAGTCAGGTATAGGTCTGGCACATATACAGGAATGTTATTCATATTCGTATGAAGAGAATAGCTGGAAAGATCTTCCAAAGTTGACTCTAGATAATCTTCGGTATGATGCTGTTAGTTTTGTTTCTAATGATGAGATTTACCTTATTGGAGGAGTTAATTTGAATTCAGTAGTTACGGATACAATCTATAGTTACAATATTAATACAAATACGGATTGGAAACCGCATGGTAAATTCCCTGCTCATATAAAAAATGGTATAGCATTAACGAATGGTGAGAATGTTTATGTTGGCTTAGGGGATAAAGGTGCAAATGAAAGTGACTTTGGGTTATGGACTTCTTCCGGAGATTTCCAGACTTGGGTCAAACTTGATGCTGAATTGCCAGGGGTAATGGGCAATGTATCCTCCGGAGTTATCTACAATAACAGTATATATGTTATTGATGACTTTGATATAATCTGGCAATATGATATAGCTAAAGATGAATGGTATAAGCGTTCCACATGTTCTTTGGGCAGTAAAAATAACAAGTTATATGTCTTGAATGATACGATTTATATTTTAGGCATGAATTATTTTGTCAAAAAACTAATGACGTACGACCCATCATGGGACAACTAA